Proteins from a genomic interval of Motacilla alba alba isolate MOTALB_02 chromosome 11, Motacilla_alba_V1.0_pri, whole genome shotgun sequence:
- the NETO2 gene encoding neuropilin and tolloid-like protein 2 encodes MALHKLCSVLEVLLVTILVVEGIAVAQKTQGGQNIGVNRIPPTQCDNWVRTSNGGHFASPNYPNMYPPNQECIYILEAAPRQRIELTFDEPYYIEPSFECRFDHLEVRDGPFGFSPLINRYCGLKSPALIRSTGRFMWIKFISDEELEGKGFQAKYSFIPDPDFTYLGGILNPIPDCQFELSGADGIVRSSQVEQEGKTKPGQAVDCIWTIKATPNAKIYMRFLDYQMEHSNECKRNFVAVYDGSSSIENLKAKFCSTVANDVTLQTGTGVVRMWADEGSRLSRFRMLFTSFVDPPCSGNTYFCHSNMCINNSLVCNGIQNCAYPWDENHCREKKRTGLFEQITKTHGTIIGITTGIVLVLLIISILVQVKQPRKKVMACKTAFNKTGFQEVFDPPHYELFSLRDKEISADLADLSEELENYQKLRRPSTASRCIHDHHCGSQASSMKQSRTNLSSMELPFRNDFAQPQPMKTFNSTFKKSTYTFKQAHDCPEQVIEDRVMEEIPCEIYVRGREDTAQGSLSIDF; translated from the exons gTGGGCAAAATATTGGAGTGAATCGCATTCCTCCCACCCAGTGTGACAACTGGGTCCGGACCAGTAATGGAGGACATTTTGCTTCACCAAACTACCCAAACATGTACCCACCCAATCAAGAGTGCATCTATATATTAGAAG CTGCTCCACGACAAAGAATTGAGTTGACCTTTGATGAACCTTATTACATAGAACCCTCATTTGAATGTCGGTTTGATCACCTGGAGGTTCGAGATGGACCTTTTGGGTTCTCCCCTCTCATTAATCGTTACTGTGGTCTGAAAAGTCCTGCACTAATTAGATCAACAGGGAGATTTATGTGGATCAAGTTTATTTCTGATGAGGAGCTGGAAGGAAAGGGATTTCAAGCAAAGTACTCATTTATACCAG ATCCTGACTTCACTTACCTAGGAGGTAttttaaatcccatcccag ACTGCCAATTTGAGCTCTCAGGAGCTGATGGAATAGTACGTTCCAGTCAAGTagaacaagaaggaaaaacaaaaccaggacaaGCAGTAGACTGTATCTGGACAATTAAAGCCACTCCAAATGCTAAG ATCTATATGCGATTTCTGGACTATCAAATGGAGCATTCCAATGAATGCAAAAGGAACTTCGTTGCAGTGTATGACGGGAGCAGTTCCATTGAGAACCTGAAGGCCAAGTTCTGCAGCACGGTGGCCAACGACGTGACGCTGCAGACGGGGACAGGGGTGGTGCGCATGTGGGCGGATGAAGGCAGCCGCCTGAGCCGCTTCAGAATGCTCTTCACTTCCTTTGTGGATC ctccctgctcaggcaaCACTTACTTCTGCCATAGCAACATGTGCATCAATAATTCTTTAGTCTGCAATGGCATTCAGAACTGTGCATACCCTTGGGACGAGAATCACTGCAGAG aaaagaaaagaactgGATTGTTTGAACAAATCACCAAAACCCATGGGACAATCATTGGCATCACAACAGGGATAGTTTTAGTTCTTCTCATCATTTCAATTCTAGTGCAAGTAAAGCAACCTCGCAAAAAGGTTATGGCTTGCAAGACTGCCTTCAATAAAACTGGTTTCCAGGAAGTTTTTGATCCTCCTCACTATGAGCTGTTCTCACTAAGGGACAAAGAAATTTCTGCAGATTTGGCAGATTTATCAGAGGAACTTGAAAACTATCAGAAACTGCGCCGCCCTTCAACAGCTTCCAGATGCATTCATGACCACCACTGTGGCTCCCAGGCCTCCAGTATGAAGCAGAGCAGGACCAACCTGAGCTCCATGGAACTGCCCTTCCGCAATGACTTtgcgcagccccagcccatgAAAACGTTTAACAGCACATTCAAGAAAAGCACTTACACTTTCAAGCAAGCTCACGACTGCCCCGAGCAGGTGATAGAAGACAGGGTGATGGAGGAGATTCCATGTGAAATTTATGTCAGAGGAAGGGAAGATACAGCACAAGGTTCATTATCTATTGACTTTTAA